In one Mycobacterium heckeshornense genomic region, the following are encoded:
- a CDS encoding class II 3-deoxy-7-phosphoheptulonate synthase — protein MNWTVDIPIDQLPALPPLPADLRARLDAALAKPAAQQPTWPADQAKAMRTVLESVPPVTVPSEIVRLQELLGKVARGEAFFLQGGDCAETFTDNTEPHIRGNIRTLLQMAVVLTYGASVPVVKVARIAGQYAKPRSADVDALGLRSYRGDMINGFAPDATAREHDPSRLVRAYANASAAMNLVRALTSSGLASLNRVLDWNREFVRTSPAGARYEALASEIDRGLAFMSACGVADRNLQTAEIYASHEALVLDYERAMLRLSEEPDGEPKLYDLSAHYLWVGERTRQLDGAHIAFAEVIANPIGVKIGPTMTPELAVEYVERLDPHNKPGRLTLVSRLGNNKVRDLLPPIIEKVQATGHQVIWQCDPMHGNTHESSTGYKTRHFDRIVDEVQGFFEVHRALGTHPGGIHVEITGEDVTECLGGAQDISDSDLAGRYETACDPRLNTQQSLELAFLVAEMLRD, from the coding sequence ATGAACTGGACCGTCGACATCCCGATCGACCAGCTGCCGGCGCTGCCGCCGCTGCCGGCGGACTTGCGGGCGCGGCTGGACGCCGCACTGGCGAAACCGGCCGCTCAGCAGCCCACCTGGCCGGCCGACCAAGCCAAGGCGATGCGCACGGTCCTGGAAAGCGTGCCGCCGGTGACGGTGCCGTCCGAGATAGTGCGGCTGCAGGAGCTGCTCGGCAAAGTCGCACGCGGCGAAGCCTTTTTCCTGCAGGGCGGCGACTGTGCGGAGACGTTCACCGACAACACCGAGCCTCACATCCGCGGCAACATCCGCACCCTGCTGCAGATGGCAGTCGTGCTGACCTACGGCGCCAGCGTGCCGGTGGTCAAGGTGGCCAGGATCGCGGGCCAATACGCCAAGCCTCGCTCCGCTGACGTCGACGCGCTGGGCCTGCGGTCTTACCGCGGCGACATGATCAACGGATTCGCCCCGGATGCCACGGCCCGCGAGCACGATCCGTCGCGGCTGGTGCGGGCCTACGCCAACGCCAGTGCGGCGATGAACCTGGTGCGGGCGTTGACCTCGTCGGGGCTGGCGTCGCTGAACCGGGTGCTCGACTGGAACCGCGAATTCGTGCGCACCTCGCCGGCCGGCGCACGGTACGAAGCGCTGGCATCCGAGATCGACCGCGGGTTAGCGTTCATGAGCGCCTGCGGTGTGGCCGACCGCAACCTGCAGACCGCGGAAATCTACGCCAGCCATGAGGCGCTGGTGCTTGACTACGAACGCGCCATGCTGCGGCTGTCCGAGGAGCCCGACGGCGAGCCGAAGCTCTACGACCTTTCGGCGCACTACCTTTGGGTCGGGGAACGGACCCGCCAGCTCGACGGGGCGCACATCGCATTCGCCGAAGTGATCGCCAACCCGATCGGCGTCAAGATCGGCCCCACGATGACGCCGGAGCTGGCCGTCGAATACGTCGAGCGGCTCGACCCGCACAACAAGCCGGGCCGGCTGACGTTGGTGAGCCGACTGGGCAACAACAAGGTCCGTGATCTGCTACCGCCGATCATCGAAAAGGTCCAAGCCACAGGCCATCAGGTGATTTGGCAGTGCGACCCGATGCACGGCAACACCCACGAGTCGTCGACCGGCTACAAAACCCGCCATTTCGACCGCATCGTCGACGAAGTTCAGGGCTTCTTCGAGGTGCACCGGGCGTTGGGCACCCACCCGGGTGGCATCCACGTCGAGATCACCGGCGAAGACGTCACCGAGTGCCTTGGCGGTGCCCAGGACATCTCCGACTCCGACCTGGCGGGCCGCTACGAGACGGCCTGCGACCCGCGGCTGAATACTCAGCAATCGTTGGAATTGGCCTTCCTCGTCGCCGAGATGCTGCGCGACTAG
- a CDS encoding AMP-dependent synthetase/ligase: MREFSVPAPFTVGEHDSIVASIFEHERDDPDYVIFQRLIGGAWTDVTCSAVATQIRSAACGLIALGVQPGDRVAIFSATRYEWAVLDFAILSIGAVTVPIYETSSAEQVRWVLQDSAAVLAFAETDAHAAMVTELTGQLPALRRVLHIDGSGRKALDQLAEEGTSVDPGEVSSRVEALRSADPATLIYTSGTTGRPKGCQLTHANLVYEIRGAKEVLPTLLTKGERLLVFLPLAHVLARAITMAAFVNKVTVGFTSDIKNLVPMFGVFKPTIVVSVPRVFEKVYNTAAQNAANEGKGRIFDVAAQTAVDWSKAQDRGGAGLLLRAKHAVFDRLVYRKLRAALGGECRASISGGAPLGARLGHFYRGVGLTVYEGYGLTETSAAITVNRVGDLKIGTVGKLLPGNSMRIADDNELLVRGGVVFSGYWHNEQATAEAFTDGWFKTGDLGAVDEDGFLTITGRKKEIIVTAGGKNVAPAILEDQLRAHPLISQAMVVGDARPFVGALITIDPEAFEGWKQRNSKAADMSVGDLATDPDLVAEVDAAVKHANLAVSHAESIRKFRILPVDFTEDTGELTPTMKVKRKVVTEKFASDIEAIYAT, translated from the coding sequence GTGCGTGAGTTTAGTGTTCCCGCCCCGTTTACCGTCGGCGAACACGACAGCATCGTGGCGTCAATCTTTGAACACGAGCGTGACGACCCCGATTACGTGATCTTCCAGCGGCTCATCGGCGGTGCCTGGACAGATGTTACCTGTTCCGCTGTCGCGACTCAAATCCGTTCTGCTGCATGTGGTTTGATAGCATTAGGCGTGCAGCCCGGCGACCGGGTCGCCATCTTTTCGGCCACCCGCTACGAGTGGGCGGTCCTCGATTTCGCGATCTTGTCGATCGGAGCGGTTACGGTTCCGATCTACGAGACGTCGTCGGCCGAGCAGGTCCGCTGGGTGCTGCAGGACTCCGCGGCAGTGCTCGCCTTCGCAGAAACCGACGCACACGCAGCGATGGTCACCGAGCTCACCGGACAGTTGCCCGCATTGCGGCGGGTGTTGCACATCGACGGCTCCGGCCGCAAGGCGCTTGACCAACTCGCGGAGGAAGGCACGTCGGTCGACCCCGGCGAAGTCTCGAGTCGGGTCGAGGCGTTGCGCAGCGCCGACCCGGCGACGCTGATCTATACCTCAGGAACGACCGGCCGGCCCAAGGGTTGTCAACTCACCCATGCCAACCTGGTGTATGAGATTCGCGGTGCCAAAGAGGTGCTGCCCACGCTGTTGACCAAGGGCGAGCGGCTGCTCGTCTTCTTGCCGCTGGCTCACGTACTCGCCCGCGCCATCACCATGGCCGCGTTCGTCAATAAGGTCACGGTCGGTTTTACCAGCGACATCAAAAATCTCGTGCCGATGTTCGGGGTGTTCAAACCGACCATCGTGGTGTCTGTGCCGCGGGTCTTCGAGAAGGTGTACAACACCGCTGCACAAAACGCCGCCAACGAAGGCAAGGGACGGATCTTCGACGTCGCCGCTCAGACTGCCGTCGACTGGAGTAAGGCGCAGGACCGCGGCGGAGCGGGTCTGCTGCTGCGCGCCAAGCACGCCGTCTTCGATCGGCTGGTCTATCGCAAGCTGCGTGCCGCGCTGGGCGGCGAGTGCCGCGCATCCATCTCGGGCGGCGCCCCGCTGGGCGCCCGGCTGGGCCACTTCTACCGTGGCGTCGGCCTCACGGTCTACGAAGGCTATGGACTGACCGAAACCAGTGCGGCCATCACCGTTAACCGGGTGGGCGACTTGAAGATCGGTACCGTCGGAAAACTGTTGCCCGGCAACAGCATGCGCATCGCCGACGACAATGAGCTGCTGGTTCGCGGCGGCGTCGTGTTCAGCGGCTACTGGCACAACGAGCAAGCCACCGCAGAGGCGTTCACCGACGGCTGGTTCAAAACCGGCGACCTCGGCGCCGTCGACGAAGACGGCTTTTTGACCATCACCGGCCGCAAGAAGGAGATCATCGTCACCGCGGGCGGTAAGAACGTCGCGCCCGCGATACTGGAGGACCAGCTGCGCGCTCATCCGTTGATCAGCCAGGCGATGGTCGTCGGCGACGCCCGCCCGTTCGTCGGCGCGCTGATCACCATCGACCCCGAGGCGTTCGAGGGCTGGAAACAGCGCAACAGCAAGGCCGCCGACATGTCGGTGGGTGACCTGGCCACCGATCCCGACTTGGTCGCCGAGGTGGACGCGGCAGTCAAACACGCCAATTTGGCCGTCTCGCATGCCGAGTCGATCCGCAAGTTCCGGATTCTGCCGGTCGACTTCACCGAGGACACCGGTGAGCTGACCCCGACGATGAAGGTCAAGCGCAAGGTGGTGACGGAGAAGTTTGCCTCCGACATCGAGGCCATCTACGCCACCTGA
- a CDS encoding polyadenylate-specific 3'-exoribonuclease AS produces the protein MRYFYDTEFIEDGRTIDLISIGVAAEDGREYYAVSTEFDAARAGSWVRKHVLPKLPPPASHLWRSRSQIRLDLEKFFRIHDGEPIELWAWVGAYDHVALCQLWGPMTELPAAMPRFTRELRQFWEDRGSPRMPRRPSHTHDALVDARDQLRRFRLIAAAGNPGAGAAAH, from the coding sequence GTGCGGTATTTCTACGACACGGAATTTATCGAGGACGGCCGCACCATCGACCTGATCTCGATCGGGGTGGCGGCCGAGGATGGCCGCGAATACTACGCCGTGTCCACCGAGTTCGACGCTGCGCGGGCCGGTAGCTGGGTGCGCAAGCATGTGCTTCCCAAGCTTCCGCCGCCCGCTTCCCACCTGTGGCGGTCGCGTTCACAGATCCGCCTCGACCTCGAGAAATTCTTCCGCATCCACGACGGCGAGCCGATCGAGCTGTGGGCCTGGGTCGGCGCGTACGACCACGTGGCGTTGTGCCAGCTGTGGGGTCCGATGACGGAGCTGCCGGCGGCGATGCCACGGTTCACCCGGGAGCTGCGCCAGTTCTGGGAGGACCGCGGGTCTCCCCGGATGCCGCGCCGCCCCTCCCACACCCACGACGCGCTGGTCGATGCCCGCGACCAGCTTCGGCGGTTCCGGCTGATCGCTGCGGCGGGCAACCCCGGTGCGGGAGCCGCAGCGCACTGA
- a CDS encoding lysophospholipid acyltransferase family protein: MWYWLFKYIFMGPLLALLGRPKVEGLENVPRTGPAILASNHLAVADSFYLPLVVRRRITFLAKREYFTGTGLKGWFIRWFYSTTGQVPIDRSSGDAAQAALDTAERLLKAGKLLGMYPEGTRSPDGRLYKGKTGLARLALHTGVPVIPVAMIGTDEVNPPGAKMWRFGKVIVRFGKPMDFSRFEGLAGNLFIERAVTDEVMYELMRLSGQEYVDIYAATVKTGQNGVDPASGGQAAARIPETAAG; the protein is encoded by the coding sequence ATGTGGTACTGGTTATTCAAGTACATCTTCATGGGCCCTTTGCTTGCACTCCTTGGTCGACCGAAAGTCGAAGGGCTGGAAAACGTTCCACGTACCGGACCGGCAATACTGGCCAGCAACCACCTGGCGGTGGCGGATAGCTTTTATCTCCCGCTGGTCGTACGACGGCGCATCACCTTTTTGGCTAAGCGGGAATACTTCACCGGCACCGGGCTTAAAGGCTGGTTTATCCGCTGGTTCTACAGCACCACCGGGCAGGTGCCGATCGACCGCTCCAGTGGCGATGCCGCACAGGCGGCGTTGGACACCGCGGAGCGGCTGCTCAAAGCAGGCAAATTACTTGGCATGTACCCGGAGGGCACCCGCTCGCCTGACGGCCGCCTCTACAAAGGCAAGACCGGGCTGGCCCGGCTGGCGTTGCACACCGGCGTGCCGGTCATACCGGTGGCGATGATCGGCACCGACGAGGTCAACCCGCCGGGCGCAAAGATGTGGCGGTTCGGCAAGGTGATCGTTCGGTTCGGCAAGCCGATGGATTTCTCGCGTTTCGAGGGGCTGGCCGGCAACCTGTTTATCGAACGCGCGGTCACCGACGAAGTGATGTATGAGCTGATGCGCCTGTCCGGGCAGGAGTACGTCGACATCTACGCCGCCACAGTCAAAACCGGCCAGAACGGCGTCGACCCCGCCTCGGGTGGCCAAGCCGCGGCCCGGATTCCCGAGACAGCGGCCGGCTAA
- a CDS encoding Rv2175c family DNA-binding protein: MSSIPAGDDVLDPDEPTYDLPRVAELLGVPLSKVHQQLREGHLIAVRRHGDVVVPRIFFTESGEVVKSLPGLLMVLHDGGFRDTEIMRWLFTPDPSLTITHDGTREAVPNARPVDALHAHQAREVVRRAQAMAY, from the coding sequence GTGAGCAGTATTCCGGCCGGCGACGACGTTCTCGATCCCGACGAACCCACCTACGATCTGCCCCGGGTCGCCGAGTTGCTCGGCGTGCCTCTCAGCAAGGTTCACCAGCAGCTGCGTGAAGGCCACCTGATCGCGGTGCGCCGCCATGGTGATGTGGTGGTGCCGCGGATCTTTTTCACCGAATCCGGCGAGGTGGTCAAAAGCCTGCCGGGGTTGCTGATGGTGTTGCACGACGGCGGCTTTCGCGACACCGAAATCATGCGCTGGCTGTTCACCCCGGATCCGTCGCTGACCATCACCCACGACGGCACGCGCGAGGCGGTGCCCAATGCCCGCCCAGTCGACGCGCTGCACGCCCACCAGGCGCGCGAAGTGGTGCGCCGTGCGCAAGCTATGGCCTACTAG
- a CDS encoding alpha/beta fold hydrolase, whose product MPFCTTRDGIEIYYKDWGSGRPVVFSHGWPLNADAWDDQMKCVADNGFRGIAHDRRGHGRSAQPWHGYDFDTFADDLNDLIVALDLRDVTLVAHSMGGGELARYIGRHGTERVRSAVLLSAIPPLMGRTDANPEGVPGEVFDRIKSGILTERSQFWREVSEGFFGANRPGNKVTAGNRDAFWFMAMQESIQAGVKCVDAFADTDFTEDLKKFDVPTLIVHGDDDQVVPIDATARKSARIITNATLKVYEGGSHGIALVPGDKERFNADLLAFLQR is encoded by the coding sequence GTGCCTTTCTGCACGACCCGCGATGGCATCGAGATCTACTACAAGGACTGGGGCAGCGGACGCCCGGTGGTATTCAGTCATGGCTGGCCACTGAACGCCGATGCGTGGGACGATCAAATGAAATGCGTGGCCGACAACGGCTTTCGGGGCATAGCCCATGACCGCCGCGGGCATGGTCGGTCAGCCCAGCCGTGGCATGGCTACGACTTCGACACGTTCGCCGATGATCTCAACGACCTCATCGTCGCGCTGGACCTGCGGGACGTGACCTTGGTGGCGCACAGCATGGGTGGCGGCGAACTGGCCCGCTACATCGGGCGCCACGGCACCGAGCGGGTCCGATCGGCGGTGCTGTTGTCTGCGATCCCGCCGCTGATGGGCCGCACCGATGCCAATCCCGAGGGCGTGCCCGGCGAGGTGTTCGACCGGATCAAGTCCGGCATCCTCACGGAACGTTCCCAGTTCTGGAGGGAGGTGTCCGAGGGCTTCTTCGGCGCCAACCGCCCGGGCAACAAGGTGACCGCCGGTAATCGTGACGCGTTCTGGTTCATGGCCATGCAGGAAAGCATTCAAGCTGGCGTCAAATGCGTTGACGCGTTCGCCGACACCGACTTCACCGAGGATCTCAAGAAGTTCGATGTCCCGACGCTGATCGTGCACGGCGACGACGACCAGGTGGTCCCGATCGATGCGACCGCTCGTAAGTCCGCCCGGATCATCACCAATGCGACCCTGAAAGTCTATGAAGGTGGCTCACACGGCATCGCGCTCGTCCCGGGCGACAAGGAACGATTCAACGCAGACCTGCTGGCCTTCTTGCAACGCTGA
- a CDS encoding SRPBCC family protein, which yields MAEKTTQTIYIDADPGTVMDVIADIGSYPEWVSEYKEAEILETDAEGYPRVARFVMDAAVLKDTLVFSYDWPKDRASVRWSLVSSSLLKSLDGAYRLVPNGSGTDVTYELTVDLAVPMIGLLKRKAERRLTDTALKDLKKRVEAE from the coding sequence GTGGCGGAGAAGACGACGCAGACCATCTACATCGACGCGGATCCAGGCACCGTGATGGATGTCATCGCCGACATCGGCTCCTATCCCGAGTGGGTTTCGGAGTACAAAGAGGCCGAAATACTCGAAACCGACGCCGAGGGCTATCCGAGGGTGGCGCGCTTTGTGATGGACGCGGCCGTCCTCAAAGACACCCTGGTGTTCTCCTACGACTGGCCCAAAGACCGGGCCTCGGTCCGCTGGTCGCTGGTGTCGAGCTCGCTGCTCAAATCGCTCGACGGCGCATACCGCCTGGTGCCCAACGGATCTGGCACCGATGTCACCTACGAGCTTACGGTCGACTTGGCTGTCCCGATGATCGGCTTGCTCAAGCGCAAGGCTGAGCGCCGGCTGACCGATACCGCATTGAAGGACCTGAAGAAACGAGTCGAGGCTGAGTGA
- a CDS encoding ArsA family ATPase, whose amino-acid sequence MSESAAPALARISLFVGKGGVGKSTLAAATAVRDTRAGQRVLVVSTDQAHSLGDVLGVAVPPTSQRTPVRVLADDADVGGGFLDALALDTLALLEARWRDVVDALARWFPESELGTIAPEELSALPGVQEVLGLHEVGELAAAGRWDHIVVDCASTADALRMLTLPAAFGLYVERAWPRHRRLAITAGDARLAALAELLERISASVERLSTLLTNGDVVGAHLVLTAERVVAAESVRTLGSLSLMGVRVRELIVNQILVQDDCYEYRNLPEHPAFDWYAERISEQHAVLDELDAAVGDVALVLAPHLPGEPIGPKALGELLESVRRRDGSPPPGPLRPLVELESGSGLNSVYRLRLRLPPLDSGALTLGRVDDDLIIGVGGMRRRVRLASVLRRCTVLDAHLRGCELTVRFRPDPDLWPV is encoded by the coding sequence CTGAGTGAGTCTGCAGCGCCCGCCCTGGCCCGAATCAGTCTCTTTGTCGGCAAGGGTGGGGTAGGAAAGTCAACCCTGGCGGCCGCCACCGCGGTGCGGGACACCCGTGCCGGACAACGGGTACTGGTGGTGTCTACCGACCAAGCGCACTCGCTCGGAGACGTGCTGGGCGTTGCCGTCCCGCCGACGAGTCAGCGCACCCCCGTCCGGGTGCTCGCCGATGACGCCGACGTTGGCGGCGGCTTCCTTGACGCGTTGGCACTGGACACGCTGGCGCTGCTGGAGGCCCGTTGGCGCGACGTGGTTGACGCGCTGGCTCGCTGGTTTCCAGAGTCAGAACTGGGCACCATCGCGCCCGAAGAGCTCTCCGCGTTGCCCGGCGTCCAGGAAGTCCTGGGCCTTCACGAGGTGGGCGAACTGGCGGCTGCCGGGCGGTGGGATCACATCGTGGTCGACTGTGCCTCCACGGCGGACGCGTTGCGCATGCTGACCTTGCCCGCCGCGTTCGGGCTGTACGTGGAGCGCGCCTGGCCGCGTCATCGCAGGCTTGCGATCACCGCGGGCGACGCCCGCCTGGCCGCACTGGCGGAACTGCTGGAGCGCATCAGCGCCAGCGTTGAGCGCCTCAGCACGCTGCTGACCAATGGTGACGTCGTCGGTGCGCATCTGGTGCTGACCGCGGAACGTGTGGTGGCGGCCGAATCGGTCCGCACCCTTGGCTCGCTGTCGCTGATGGGTGTGCGCGTCCGCGAGTTGATCGTGAACCAGATTTTGGTGCAAGACGATTGCTACGAGTACCGCAATCTGCCCGAGCATCCCGCTTTCGACTGGTACGCCGAACGCATCAGCGAACAGCACGCAGTCCTCGACGAACTCGACGCCGCCGTCGGTGATGTGGCGCTGGTGCTGGCGCCGCACCTGCCGGGTGAACCCATCGGCCCGAAGGCGCTGGGCGAGCTGCTCGAAAGTGTCCGCCGTCGTGACGGGTCCCCGCCGCCCGGGCCGCTGCGTCCCCTCGTGGAGCTCGAATCGGGATCGGGACTGAACTCGGTGTACCGATTGCGGTTAAGGTTGCCCCCACTCGATTCTGGCGCGCTCACCTTGGGCCGGGTTGATGACGACCTGATCATCGGCGTCGGCGGAATGCGGCGCCGAGTCCGGTTGGCGTCGGTGCTGCGGCGATGCACGGTGCTAGACGCCCACCTTCGGGGCTGCGAGCTGACGGTGCGTTTCCGGCCCGATCCGGACCTGTGGCCAGTGTGA
- a CDS encoding protein kinase domain-containing protein — MAAAISGNALDNALLDGRYRVQAKIASGGTSTVYRGLDERLDRPVALKVMDARYAGDQQFLTRFRLEARAVARLKHPGLVAVYDQGLDGRHPFLVMELIEGGTLRELLVERGPMPPHAVVAVLRPVLGGLAAAHRAGLVHRDVKPENVLISDDGEVRIADFGLVRAVAAAKITSASVILGTAAYLSPEQVRDGDAAPSSDIYAVGILVYEMLTGRTPFSGDSPLAVAYQRLDTDVPPPSTAIDGVPPQFDELVRRATARDPADRYADALQLGAELDAIAAELALPKFRVPAPRNSAQHRSAALYHSQIQQDQAADHTGQTTRKLTRELPTEEDPVDYQAVSGQFAGIELSEFALARQHAQRMVLVWLAIVLAVTGLVAAAAWTIGNNLSGLL; from the coding sequence GTGGCCGCGGCGATCTCGGGGAATGCGCTGGACAACGCGCTGCTCGACGGCCGCTACCGCGTGCAGGCCAAGATCGCCAGCGGCGGCACCTCCACGGTGTACCGGGGCCTCGACGAACGTCTGGACCGCCCGGTCGCGCTGAAGGTGATGGACGCTCGCTACGCCGGTGACCAGCAGTTCCTGACCCGATTCCGGCTGGAGGCCCGCGCTGTCGCGCGACTAAAGCACCCCGGCCTGGTCGCGGTCTACGACCAGGGCCTCGACGGCCGCCACCCCTTCCTTGTGATGGAGCTCATCGAGGGCGGCACACTGCGCGAGCTGCTGGTCGAACGCGGACCGATGCCGCCGCACGCGGTGGTTGCGGTGCTGCGGCCGGTGCTGGGTGGGCTGGCTGCTGCGCATCGGGCCGGCCTGGTGCATCGTGACGTCAAGCCGGAAAACGTGCTGATCTCCGACGACGGCGAGGTGAGGATCGCCGATTTTGGGTTGGTGCGCGCTGTGGCGGCCGCCAAAATCACCTCGGCCAGTGTCATTTTGGGTACCGCCGCCTACCTGTCCCCCGAGCAGGTTCGCGACGGCGACGCGGCGCCGAGCAGCGACATCTACGCGGTCGGAATCCTGGTTTACGAGATGCTGACCGGCCGGACACCGTTTTCCGGCGATTCGCCGCTTGCAGTTGCCTACCAGCGTTTGGATACCGATGTGCCGCCACCCAGCACCGCCATCGACGGCGTTCCCCCGCAATTCGACGAGCTGGTAAGGCGCGCAACGGCCCGCGACCCTGCTGACCGCTATGCCGATGCCCTGCAGCTAGGCGCGGAGCTCGATGCGATCGCCGCAGAATTGGCGCTGCCGAAATTCCGGGTGCCGGCACCACGCAATTCCGCTCAACACCGGTCAGCAGCCTTGTACCACAGCCAAATTCAACAAGACCAGGCCGCAGACCACACGGGGCAGACCACTCGCAAGCTGACTCGTGAATTGCCAACCGAGGAGGATCCCGTTGATTACCAAGCGGTCTCAGGCCAATTCGCCGGCATCGAGCTTAGTGAATTCGCATTGGCGCGGCAGCACGCCCAGCGGATGGTGCTGGTCTGGCTGGCCATCGTGCTGGCTGTCACCGGGCTGGTAGCCGCGGCAGCGTGGACTATCGGAAATAATTTGAGCGGCCTGCTGTAG
- a CDS encoding glycosyltransferase 87 family protein: MSEQRSPEMGAGRRRVAVGWIAVWCVLPLLVAAAMGYAGWRLLGHIPYRIDIDVYQMGARAWLDNRPLYKDVLFHTPIGLNLPFTYPPLAAIVFCPFAWLRMPAASVAITCTTLALLVVSIAIVLTHLDVWASSRLLPGPAWWRRWWLALAVAAAAAIWLEPIKSNFAYGQINVVLMTLVIADCLARRTYWPRGVLLGLGIALKLTPAVFLLYFLLRRDGRAALTALGSFAAATLAGFVLAWPDSWEYWTNTVRNTDRIGAATLNTNQNIAGALARSGLGERERFVLWVLGCLVVLALTAWATRRVLRAGEPALAVVCVALFGLVVSPVSWSHHWVWMLPAILVTVVLAWRRRSAALAAVSCAGGVLSVWTPIDLMPKHHETAAAWWRQLLGASYVWWALAAIVTAGLAVTVRAATLEPSSARRLAPVSVQAG; encoded by the coding sequence ATGAGCGAACAGCGGTCGCCCGAGATGGGCGCGGGGCGCAGACGGGTAGCCGTCGGGTGGATCGCCGTGTGGTGTGTGCTTCCACTGCTGGTAGCCGCGGCGATGGGCTACGCGGGTTGGCGGCTGCTGGGGCACATCCCCTACCGCATCGACATCGACGTCTATCAAATGGGCGCCCGAGCATGGCTGGACAACCGTCCGCTGTACAAAGACGTTTTGTTCCACACCCCCATCGGGCTGAACCTGCCGTTTACCTATCCGCCGCTGGCAGCGATCGTGTTCTGCCCGTTTGCCTGGTTGCGGATGCCGGCTGCCAGCGTGGCGATCACCTGCACGACCTTGGCGCTGCTGGTCGTCTCGATCGCGATTGTCTTGACCCACCTCGACGTGTGGGCCTCTTCGCGCCTGCTGCCCGGACCAGCCTGGTGGCGGCGGTGGTGGCTGGCGCTGGCCGTGGCGGCGGCCGCGGCGATCTGGCTGGAGCCGATCAAGTCGAACTTCGCCTACGGGCAGATCAACGTCGTGCTGATGACGCTGGTGATCGCCGACTGCCTGGCGCGGCGCACCTATTGGCCACGCGGAGTGCTGCTGGGACTGGGCATCGCGCTGAAACTCACCCCCGCGGTGTTCCTGCTCTACTTTTTGCTACGCCGCGATGGACGCGCCGCGCTGACGGCCCTGGGCTCTTTTGCGGCGGCGACCCTGGCCGGCTTCGTGCTGGCCTGGCCCGACTCCTGGGAGTACTGGACCAACACGGTGCGCAATACCGACCGGATCGGTGCGGCCACGCTGAACACCAACCAGAACATCGCTGGCGCACTCGCGCGGTCCGGCTTGGGTGAACGGGAACGCTTTGTGCTGTGGGTGCTCGGGTGCCTTGTTGTGCTCGCCCTGACGGCATGGGCGACACGGCGGGTGCTGCGCGCCGGTGAGCCGGCCCTGGCGGTGGTCTGTGTCGCACTTTTCGGCCTGGTGGTTTCCCCGGTGTCGTGGTCACACCACTGGGTGTGGATGCTGCCGGCGATCCTGGTAACCGTGGTGCTGGCCTGGCGCCGGCGCAGTGCGGCACTCGCCGCGGTCAGTTGTGCCGGGGGGGTTCTTTCGGTCTGGACACCGATCGACCTGATGCCCAAGCACCACGAGACCGCGGCGGCGTGGTGGCGTCAACTACTCGGCGCGTCCTACGTGTGGTGGGCGCTGGCGGCGATCGTCACCGCCGGGCTCGCTGTCACCGTCCGCGCGGCCACCCTCGAGCCGTCGAGCGCACGGAGACTCGCACCGGTGTCGGTGCAGGCCGGTTAG
- a CDS encoding polyketide cyclase / dehydrase and lipid transport has protein sequence MHSIQVADETFVAADAARVGRTIADPASWRRWWPDLRLEVVEDRGDKGIRWAVTGALTGTMEIWLEPSLDGVLLHYFLHAEPSGVSAWQLARMNLARMTHRRRVAGKKMAFEVKAAVERSRPIGVSPVA, from the coding sequence GTGCACAGCATCCAGGTCGCCGACGAGACGTTCGTAGCGGCCGACGCCGCGCGGGTCGGGCGTACGATCGCCGATCCGGCCAGCTGGCGGCGATGGTGGCCTGATTTGCGTCTGGAGGTCGTTGAGGATCGTGGCGACAAAGGAATCAGATGGGCAGTGACCGGTGCGCTCACCGGCACGATGGAGATTTGGCTGGAGCCGTCGCTGGACGGGGTGCTGTTGCACTATTTCCTGCACGCTGAGCCCTCGGGTGTCTCCGCCTGGCAATTGGCGCGGATGAATCTGGCCCGTATGACCCACCGCCGGCGGGTCGCCGGCAAGAAGATGGCCTTTGAAGTAAAGGCCGCAGTAGAGCGGTCTCGGCCCATCGGGGTTTCTCCGGTGGCTTAG